The Longimicrobium sp. genomic sequence GTTCATCAGGTTTGGATTGCCCTGCCGCTTGTACAACCGGTGACTGCCTGCCTGGCGGGCGAACGTCCAGCCAAAGCACTCGGCCAGCGTGCAAGCCTCGGCAATGCGCAGACCCGCGGGATTCGCCCGCGCTGCTTCGAGCAGCTTCTCGCAATCGGCCATGAACCCGCATCCGTGCATGTGAATGGTACCACACCTGGTACCTTATCTCAAGTCCG encodes the following:
- a CDS encoding type II toxin-antitoxin system HicA family toxin translates to MADCEKLLEAARANPAGLRIAEACTLAECFGWTFARQAGSHRLYKRQGNPNLMNFQEDRNGKAKAYQVRQLIAAIEELGTEGQDDEV